The sequence TTGAATATGGGTCTTCCCAATAATAGTGCTGTTGAGAAGAAAGTTTTTTCATCTCCTAAGgtacattttttattaattttttttttatattttgttgtttacattttagtttatttttttttttaatttactgaTTACTAATTGTGTTTAcactttttgttgttttttgatAGCTGAAAGGTGAATATATATttctgttaacgcagattttcgttaaccaaaatTTGAGCCTAACAGTGATAATttcacatagaaaaattaaaagtagTAAAGTAAGAGGTATGAACACAagggattttttacgtggttttgcagttaaaattctgcatagtccatgagtcaatcttattagatttatGATAGCTTTTCAAGGCCTTTtttgtatgatttttttgtCCCGTTTTTGATCTAACCTACCACTATTTATAATCACATAGTAGGCAGTTAATTGCAAAGTTGACTGTGATCTTTACAACGCTTCTCCCCTAAAATCATGGGGTTTGATTACATAACACGTAGTATAAATGcgtttattatttaaaaatcacaCAGCTGCGATTCtcccgcttttactgggtcaaaatgaTCGTGTGTTTAAACACATCTTTAATTGTAGCATTTTGGGATGTCTCGACAAGAACTTGGTTCTAGTGACCTTGATAGTGAGCTGGAGCCTTTTTTCCTATCTTTCCGAGGTCGATAATGTACGCCTCGTTTCTTCTTCGTTTGAAAGCTTAATGCTTCCTTGTGACAATGGCAGTTCTTATTAATAGAGAGTTTTTCAAGGCTCATTTGAATGTTATCTTCTTACTCGTCAAGATTATAAGTCTCACTGAAAAGATGTCTGAAGTTAATTGGTTAAAGAAACAAAGATGCGCCTTCCTATAgcgaatttcgggtataacaattgccctttaaaaagttctttttttaataaaaagtgctttttaataattacaggTGGCATTTTCGTCATAATCTCTTTTTGGAAAAACGCGTTCTTTGATTCTGGCGGTTGTACAGTTTTGAGGGTCATTATAAATCGTCTTTTCATCTTCTGCCCCACTCCCAACCGTTAGATTTCCCAACCTTTGGCCTTCTTGTCACTGGACTTTGAGTATAAAATGGTGGCTTAAGCTTGACATATTCCACAAACTTCTGGTTTTTTGGTGAGATTCATCTTGAGATTAGATTGTCATTTTCTTGTTAAAATGTCCCATCTGAGTTCAGAAACTTACCCCTCAAAATTCATAACACCAAAATGCACCAACCAATTTTCTTCTCTGTACATTCCCAAGAACTTCAAACCTCAATTTGAATTGGAAACGAAGGATTCCAAGGCTGAGGAGCTTCCGATCAATCCAAACCAATGGGACCTCGTTGATCCTTATGGgtaggggtgtgcataaattgatccaatccaatgagaACCGACCGATCGAATTACAACCGACCGCCAAATATTGGATATTCAATTGTGATTGGATCAGATTGGATgctatttttaaatatccaattggaccagatcggatggtggatggggtgtctaaaaatccaatacattaaacatccaatcgaactaattagtcttttcatttagtttggatgagtaattagattttatattgttatacgtcaaatctacatgtatatatgaaaattaacattaaaattttacttttttttttcttggattggatggatccagtccaatccaatacatactggacctataatattggatggatccaatccgatccaaaAAATTCTAGGTTTAAAATATTGGATAAACCAAAATTAAACCAATTAacatatatgaaatacatccaatggatagaaccgatccaatccaacatccagTGGATGTTGGATCAATTGGATGactgaaattaattggatcggatcagatggtaaaatctaatatccaatatatgattggatcggatttggataggcctaaaaacattggatgtgatccaatgaataCCCCTAATTATGGGCGATCCTCACAAGTGATTTTCGAGGGTAAGTATTATCCCTTGTAAATGGTGGTTTGATCTGGATTATacatgttattattttttgttgctCCATTGACCTTTTATCTCTGTCTCCACCGAAATAGACATAGATTTTGCAAGCGATCTTAGAGGTCCTCCTCAGGCTGACAAGGAATCCAAGAAGAAAGTAGTCCTGGTTGGCGTGGTCTCGGATTGTGCTAAAGAACCCAACCAGCCAAAGACCCAAGCTTGCACAAGAAGACCTTTGTGCCAACCTCTCTCTGTTATCGAGAAATTTCTTGAGGCTGGGAATGAGGTCTCGGCTGTAGGAAATGGGATCTTTTGATGTGGAGAATGAGGTCTACGAGACCTTCTATAGGTAGACGGTCTTTCTCAAGCTATGTGTAGCCAATCTTTCTCCAAGCTATGTGTATATGGTCTTTCTCGAGTTTATTAACCCCCCTTGTATTCTTTGTTTAGGAAGATGACTTAATGGTTTGCCCCTAGTGACATTTTTGTAAAGATAAGTTTGTAAACCAACTTGGGTTTTCTCTTATCTTAAATGCCTCGTACTCTTTTCATTCGAACTTAATATAATTGTGTTCGCTTGCGTTTATATTCACAATGTAAACAAATATATTTTGATTAAATGTAAAGTACTTTTTAGTTTTTCCATTGCTCGTAATCTTCCTGTTTATGTATTAGTTATCTACCAAACTTTTTGATTTTTGAGCAGTTGTCAATTCTGCCTCGCTATGGAAGTTATAATTTGCCTTAAGCAAACttgaatataattttaattattttatcactttgtatattttaGATTTGCTCGTATGAATAGTTTGGTTATCTATCTATTTTCTAGGTTCAAATACTTTTATCAAGACGTCTTGATGTCTCATTTAGCACTTTCCTTGTTTGCGGGAACCGTTAATATTTAGCTTTATATGCGAGTTATGAGTTATATctcatttataaattttgattttcctttcccgtcagataggtttttaataaaaaattatagttgtttgatcccttcttcgtcaaaaaggtttgattAGGATGTTATAACAATTTGACCCCTCTCTtgtcaaaaaggtttggtcaggaAGTTATAACAGTTCAACCCCTCTTTCGTCAAAGAGGTTTAGTCGAGAACctttaaatttcattttttttatttttgaaatggtgggtttgcattataccatatatttccagatgaattctggttaatcatacataaatgccccttaagtaatttttaagagtaaaactttgtaattacttaaataatagaaatgattctctttattcataACTGAAGTTAAAATTTTACATCAGCAATGTGAGttacatcatttatttattggtaGTAGGGTCGCAAATGTTCCACGTTCCAATAGTTCTTCATTAGCGAGCCATTGAGTCGAGCCAATTTGTAAACCCCAATTCCAACTACTGCTTCAATGACATATGGACCCTCCTAGTTTGAGTTGAACACTCCTGCAGATGCATCTCTCGTATTTGCAAATATTCTCCTTAGCACCAAGTCTCCAACATTGAATAGTCTTTTCTTGACTCTTTAGTTGAATTATCTTGTAACTCGGTGTTGATATGCTGCGTTGGTGATTTGCGACTCAGCTCGTTTTTCATCAAGTAGATCCAAGGACAATTTTAGAAGTTcctggttttcttcttgattataaaaTTCTCTTCTGTGAGTCGATATGTTCACTTTAACAGGCAGCATTTCTTCCGAGCCAAATGCTAGTGAGAAAGGAGTGTGTCCCGTTATCGTCTTCTCAGTAGTTCTGTGAGCCCAGAGTACTTGAGGTAGCTCGTCAACCCACTTGCCTTTGGCAGCATCTAActtcttcttgatagtatcctttAAGGTTTTATTAATAGTTCCACTTGTCCATTCGCCTGAGGCTTGGATATTGACGAAAAGCTCTTGATAATTTTGTTCCTCTCGCAGAACTCAGTGAACAAGTCGCCATCAAATTGGGTTCCATTATCGGACACTATCTTCATGGGAATTCCAAACTTACAAACAATGTTCTTGACAAAAAAGTCGAGGACTTTCTTCCAGGTTATGGAAACGAGAGGCTCGACCTCAGTCCATTTGGTGAATAAGTCGACTGCTACTACCACATATTTAGCTCCTCCTCGCCCAGTGGGTAATGCCCcaattaggtcaattccccatatAACAAATGGGTAGGGTGAGGTCATCATTCTTAGTTTTGTTGGCGGTACGGAGGTATATGTGAaaactgttaggttttatgccctaaataaaactccatctcaatgtaatctattttattcaacatcaataaagaaacagaagtatttttcattcattttgtgtatgttttggctcactttatcaattgtttttctaattgatttataaattcatcttaaacccttttcacatacttgatcatgtttattgtgctgtcatcacattggaaagtaaacatgactatgtgaataaagtttcctagatttatcagacacaggattttactgatatgataatctacaataagagtttacttgtatttggagaaatactatgttctttccagaacattggttaaagtaaagctcaggttggatgcatggagtatgcatcggaagggaccgatattgaactttgaattagatttaattaaacttaccgtaaaatctattcaagtcaatatcgccaagttgatcctagatcaaatgatcttaaatcctgttatgattaggctcaatcttgaaaggctattcgtgttcctttgaattgttagttaagcctacttttaggtcagggtgatacatgctttttgggaacacggtagtgcaattgagtaggagcgctagcataaacatggaatctatagcttctacctggcgaatagtaagcaaaggatgatctccttcgagcttgaccaaacgaaaataaatggtggagatctcatttcacataagctgaaatatcatttatacggggtcaagtgttttaaggataaaatacatagtagggtgttacggtaatttaatccctttactgtgtagatcattcatatagaggatcattgatcacattaggattataagaatggataacttatgatgtgtctatatggtggaacatatagagcattctatatactgagagtgcaattctaagttctatgcgtggattcaacgaaaaattaataagttagtgaattttagtactaaattcttgatctacttattggaagctcggttatatagaccca is a genomic window of Cannabis sativa cultivar Pink pepper isolate KNU-18-1 chromosome 9, ASM2916894v1, whole genome shotgun sequence containing:
- the LOC133031407 gene encoding uncharacterized protein LOC133031407, translating into MIDSSPTWMTPIINYLLNGQLPNDKNEAQKLLYSVPRYTIIEGKLYKEGTRCLYFGVFSLQKRMKSSKKFMKAFVGTMQDTIKKKLDAAKGKWVDELPQVLWAHRTTEKTITGHTPFSLAFGSEEMLPVKVNISTHRREFYNQEENQELLKLSLDLLDEKRAESQITNAAYQHRVTR